TGAACCAACCTAGGTAGTGTTCCAAGTATTTTGTGGCTACTCCGTGAAACCGTTTTATCCACGCTTTCAGACGGCTGTGATAGGCGTTAACATTTTGAATGTGAAAGACTTTATCTATCACCTTAACTCCTCCTGCCACATCTAAGCGCTTGTGTATTAAATCATTTTTCTCAGAAAGAGCTATGTAGGGCTTATAGCCATCACTACACAACACACTGTCTTTCTCTAATTTTCCTGCTAGCTCCTGATGCAGAGCTGCCGATGTAACACTTGGTACAACGGCTTCATACGTATTCTTAGCTCGGTCTCTGACCGTTAAAACTGGCACCCAATCATCCTTTGAACGCCCTCGTTTTTTCGCTTTCACCCCTCTTTTACGGGGCTGACGAGTCATCCGTTTTGAGCCTTTCTCTGAGTAGGGAAAAAGTGTTTCGTCTGCTTCGATAATGCCTTCTAATTTGCTCGCATTCAGTGCTGATGGTAGTGCCAAGAATCGGTGCCGCCACCTGAACGATGTTTCAAGGTGGAGGCCACATTCTTCGGCACATTTACGCAATGGCTTACTGTCCAGCATACAGCGAATATATTCTAACCAAAGCTCTTTGTACCTCAGGCGAGCTAGCGGTGTCGCCGTTGTCGCTACAAAGGTTTTGCCGCAGTTCTTGCAGCGATAACGCTGCATCTTGTTTACCTTGCCGTGCCGATTGATCAGTGAGCTATGACAGTGCGGACATTCAGGGTTTTCAACCATCCGCTCCTCAAGCTCTGTTATCAACTGTGAGACGCTATCAGTGCCTTTCAGCAGCTTCTCAACATAACGGGTTTGACTATCTGTTAAGTGTTCTAACTCGGCTATAAGCTTTGTAAATTGTGCTGGGAGCATGATTAATCCTCAATGGCTGTATTCATATACAGTATAGCAACAATTTAGCAGAACATAGCCTTTATTAATATGCATGTCACCAATGGCGCTAAGCTTGAAAATATTCAACTCGCGTTAGTGGTTCACGGCTCAGCCACGCTTGATGTGATTAATAACGCGGCCTATCAAAAGAAAAAAGGTGAAGATAACGGCAACTTAGATTTATTGCGTGCGCTTATGGATAAAGGCGTACGAGTAATCGTTTGCGGACAATCCTCAGCCGCTAATGATGTAAGTTCTGAAATGCTAATAGAGGGCGTTGAGATGGACTTATCTGCGATGACAGCCCATGCCCGTTTAAGTGAACAGGGTTTCAGTACTAACCCGTTTTAATTGTTGCTACTGCTAAGCATTCCCTTTTTAATAATATCTAAAAAAGGTGCGTTAGCAGGCAGTGTTCCAAACGCTAAGCCTTGCTGTTTGCCTAACCTTGCTTCACAAAAGGTGTTCGCCATCACGCTATCGCTCTCATTTAGAAGCAAGGCACCTTGCATGGCAATAGCAGTATGCTCTGTAATTAAACGGCTGCGAATTTCTAGGGTGGCGGTATCTTCGAAAGCGTCTAAAAGACTTTGCAGGTGGTTATCGTAGCAGGCATTTCTCCCTTTTGCGCTATGCAATAAATCAAAAAGTGCCGCTTTAGATTCTGGCTCTTTGTGCAATGCGCGAAGTACATCTAAGCATTGTACGTTACCACTGCCTTCCCAAATTGAATTAAGCGGAGCTTGGCGATATAGCCGAGGCAAAATATTCTCTTCAACATAGCCAATGCCCCCCAAGCACTCTTGGGCCTCGTTAATAAATGCCGGGGTTCGCTTACAAATCCAGTATTTACCAATCGCCGTTGCGATACGTGCTAGTGCGGCTTCTTTCGGATTGGTTTTACTGGCATCAACGGCGCGAGCGACCCGCATGGTAAGTGCCAATGATGCGGTACATTCAAGAGTCAGGTCGGCGATGACATTTTGCATTAAAGGCTGGTCAATAAGTGTTGCACCAAAGGCTTCTCGATTACTAACATGATGATAGGCTTGTACTAACCCTTGTCTCATAGTAGCCGAAGAGCCAATCATACAATCAAGGCGAGTAAGAGACACCATGTCGATAATCACCCGTACGCCTTTACCTTCTTCACCTATTAAATACGCAGTAGCGCCTTGAAACTCTACTTCTGATGAAGCATTGCTCCAGTCTCCCAATTTGTCTTTCAAACGTTGAATACGTACTTCGTTTAAGGTGCCATCAGGCATAACTCTTGGTAATAAAAAGCACCCTAGGCCAGCGCCAGTTTGCGCAAGAATTAAGTGCCCGTCACACATGGGAGCAGAAAAGAAGAACTTGTGCCCTACAATACGGTAACTACCATCTTCTTGTTTTGTAGCAGTGGTTGTGTTGCGGCGAACGTCGGAGCCACCTTGTTTTTCGGTCATTCCCATACCAATGGACAGACCATGCTTGTGTTCTGCTGGCAAGGTGCGGTCATCGTACTGCCCATGAACGACTTTATTCACCCAATAATCTGGTAAGCCTTTGGCTTGTCGTAGTGCCGGAATAGCGGCGTGGGTCATGGTAAGAGGGCATGTTGTGCCCGCGTCAGCTTGATATTGCATGAAAATTAACGCGGCTCTTATGACATGCGCGCCTTGCTGACTTTCATTTTGCCACGAGTAGTTATGAACGTTACCCTGCATAGCCGCGCTCATAAGTGCGTGATAGCTAGGATGAAACGCTACATCATCAATTCTGCGACCATACCGATCGAAAGGATGAAACTCGGGCTTATTTTTATTAGCAAGTTCGCCATGCTCCATTAATTCAAAGCCAGCGACTTGCCCAAATACATCTAGCTGTAATGCTACGTCAGCGTGTGGCGACGTTACATTAGCCATTACAGCGCACTTAAGTAGTGGGTCGTCCTGCCACAAGTTATAAGCGGGTAAGGGAAGAGGCTGATTCTCAACAACATGGGTATTGAACAATGTAGGTGCAGACATAATAAACTCGCCTTGAAAATTCATTAAACATTACTAGTTGTGTCTTTTTGTGTCAAATGTTGTAATTAAATTGGCTGCTTGTAGTAAGAAAGCTGGTTCAAGAGGCTTTACGCTAAACGTTCTGCACAAGGGCTGTATTTAGGTGTTTTGTTTAAGCGCTAAGTTTACGTGCTACGTTCAAGTGCTACGTTTAAGTGCTCTTGAACACGAGTTTATATTCACGTGCTTATATTTAAGTGGGTAGGTTCAAATGCTTATGGGCAAGTAAGACAGCGGAAAAAGGATATACTTTGTAAATGCATGGCATTTAGGTAAAGTGCTCACTTGATGTCGTATTAATTACTAAAAGATTGGTAAAGCAATATGTTACCCGAAAAACCTACCGGTAAACCCGTAGCCCGCCACTTGTTAATGAAGCTACTTGGTTCACGCCCCGGTATAAAAATGGATGCCGCAAGCGCGGTAAGAGTAGGCGCCTTGTTTGGCATTTCGGAAAATAACATACGCGTTACCCTTACTCGCTTACAGTCGGCTAAACTGCTGAAGGTGGTGGAGCGTGGTTATTATCAGTTAGGCAAAGAAGGGGAGCAATTTGCTGGCGAGATCAGCAGTTGGCATACGGCAGAGTCTAGATTATGCGAATGGCGTGGTGATTGGCTTACCGTGCTGACTACCGCATTAGCAAAGAGTGATCGTAAGGCCACACGTGCACAAGACAGGGCGCTTAAATTAATGGGCTTGAAAAAGCTCTCAGCAGACTTTTATGTTAGGCCGAACAACCTTAACGATACGGTAGGAGCAACACGAAAGCGCTTGTACCGACTGGGGTTAGATAAAGGTGCTGTGGTGTTTAACGCATCTGACTTCGCAGACGCGACGGAAAAAAAAGCAGCAGGGTTATGGCAAACCAAAAACCTCGAAGCTAGCTATGAAGAAGGATTAATTGAACTCGCGCGGTCGCGTAAGCGTATAGAAGGCCTATCACTAGATGATGCAGCAAAGGAATATTATACCGTCGGCGACAATGCCCTAAAACGGTTGGTGTTCGACCCGCTGCTTCCAGCCCCATTGGTTAATGTTGACCTTCGCAAAGCATTTCGTGCAAAAGTAGAAGAGTACGATAAGGCTGGCGCTGAAGTCTGGTATGAATTTTTAAATATAAATAAGTGAGGAAAGAGGTACGAGCACGGAGGTGCTTGCCTGATGCTATCTTTGTGGCACACTGTCATTGGAATTACCGAAAAACGGCTGCATAGATACGCACAGATTTTCCAACTTAAATACGTGACATGGAATAAGTAGTATGACGTCAAACCGCCCCCTGTTTAAACATATTCGTAACCACACCGCGCTTTTCAGTGAATTGTCGCGTTATCGTAACATCGCGGTGCAAGGCCTCGGCCTTTCTGAGTACGAATTTCACAAAACCCCCAAGTTCGTTGCAGAAGATGGGCGTCGGCTCACTATTGAGCCAGAGCGAAGTATTGTATTACCAAATGTAGAGCAACTTAAGGGCGTAAAGAGTAAGCTTGAAAAAGCCATACCTACACTCACGATGGTTGAGCACAGCGAGATTGGTTATCGCTATCCTACTGCAGCACTGGCGGGCTTAGATGCCCCTTTTATCAAGCGAATGCGCTCTGAGTATTTTCATAAAGTTGATGAAGACAGGAGTATCTGCCGGCCTGTAAATTTATCTTACGGTATTAAAAGCCGCGGAAAAGCAGATAATCGGCAAGAGTATGAAGTGTGGATGCCTGATGAGGCACCAGAGCAAAGCCCCTTGCCACTGCTAATCGATCTTTATGGTGAAGACTTACCCAACGATGTGCGTCATTTTGTAGAGCAACCTTCGAAAGTGCACGGGTGGATGGGAGTTAAGCGGGCAGCATTTGAAGCCTTGTATCAAAATAAAGAAATATGTGGCGATCTGGTAATTTGTGTTGCCATGAGCGTAGATGCATACAATATTGGCGCACGCCCTGACTTGTCGTTCTCGCCAGAAGCAGAAAGCAGTATTGCGGCTAGCAATGCAGAGCTAGAGTGGGAAATAGAAGGTTATTATGCGCCCCGTGATTGGGAGTTTGACCACGACATGGTGTGGTCGGCAATCAACCACACATTGGCAGCTATTAACGCGCCTTTAACTGATTTATACGGCAGTACCATATTGCCAGTTGTAGAAAGCAAAACAGAACGTATTTTGTCTACGCTTAAAAGCTTAGGTGTTCGCCAAGAAGAGATTGATGAGATGAATCTACAACCTTGGGAGTTTATGCTTAATGAAAGTTCTCATAGGGTTAAATCTCACGATCCATCTAGGCCGGTTAACCTTTTAGGTAGGTTAAACCGTTTGTTCTACCAGCAAGATCGAAAACTTCCTTCTCTAAACTGGATGCACGATTTAATCACCTAATCGCAAAAGTATAAAAGCCACCACGGCTATTAGCTTAATCATTGATGCCTGCCGCACGAAACCGGTGGGCATTTTTGTTTCAGTGACCTCATGACTTATCTGATGCAAATTTGTGAATACATATCCACTCCCTCGCATTTCATAGGTCAGCGCAATATATCGCTTGGGCATTTTAATAACTTCAAAATCTACCTTTAAGCTGCTGAATACAGCCGTATCCAATATTAGATAACAATAATGTACGTTACATATATTCGCATTTTGTAACAACGATTGTTAGAAAGGTTAATTTTTGTAAAAAACTTACAGAATTGATGTGAAAAGTACAGTTTTTTGCCTTTTTCTGTAATTTAATTACGAAATAAGCTTTCTTTTACGTAATTTTTGGTCATAATGTACTCGTTGCTTAAGAAAACTCTAATTTTGTTACACAATAGGAATTACATTATGAAACTGTCAACTTTCGCCATTGCTCTAATCTCTTCAGTAGCGTCTTTAAATGCTTTTGCTCAAGACGTTCGTTTAAACCCAGTTAATCAAAACATTGAAACACAAGCTTGCTACACAGCCGCTACAGAAGGCTACAGAGCAGCAAAGCGCTTAATTCGTGACAACGGATTAAATGTTGCGTCTTTCAGTGCATCATTGCTTTGTAATGACGTAAGCTTAAGAAAGTTTGCTGACTTATACAGTGATAAAACTACTAGTGAAGCTAAAGGTATCGCGCTTGTTGCTAAAAACGAAGATATCGCTTCAAAAGCATGTCTAGATGCCGTTTCAATCGGTACAGAAAAAGCACTTGCTAAGCATGGCTTAGAAGGCGAAACCATTATTTGTAACCACAAAGAAATGTCAGCCTTTGTTCGTTCTTATAACGCTGAAACAGTTGTTGTACGTCCATTCTCTGAATAGTACAGCTTTACTGATATAACGTTTGTTTACAGTTTCATGGCCCACTCGGCAACTGGGTGGGCCAGTAACTTATTTTTATCACTGCGCCTTCTGGTGTTAAAAATACCCCTCAAAAAATATTTCCTCTCTTAATATAATCACGCAAATTTAATTTCTTTATCTAAAAACCATTACTATCCCTTACGGTTTACCTGAGCTACGCGTATCAACGGGTGTACTTTTTGTTTTCAGTTCCCTATGTTCTTTCTTATCAACAAACTCCATGGAATATGCACATTGTGCATACAAGCCCTGTGCTAATTTACTGACTATTCACGATCCTTACATATGTTTGCACAGTGTATAAACGTATGAATATTGCTGCAGTAAATACTAATAGAGAGAATCACCATGTCGAAAAGTCCCCACGCATTACGTGCATTGTTTTGTGTAAGTATTTTATCGGTACTAACAGCGTGTGGCGGAAGTTCGTCTACCGATGAAACGGTAGATAGCAGCACAAGTGTTGATACTGGAACCGCAGTAGATACGGGTAGCGACAGTGATTCAAGTACAACAACGTGCGACTCACCTATGACCGAGCTTTCAAGTGCTTATCTTGAATTTGTTGCGGCGCCTAATGTCACTATTGTGTTGTCTGAAGATGGATGCACAGTGTCGCTAGAATCAGCCGGAAAACCCGATCATACATCATCGTATTGGGATTCAGGTAACGCCAGCGGTTTATATGTTGAGCCTGAAGATGAAACCTTATTTAACCAACAACGTTCCCCAGGCGACATTGAAGATTATATTAACGATTACGACTTAACTGTGCCCGTATCACCGGAACTTGCTGCAACTTCATCGGCTACGCCGTTAGGTGCGATAGGTATTGCCTTAAGCGGCGCGCCCATTTTCAACGATTCAGAAGGGACCGGGGATGTATCGCTAGGTGTGATCCAAGGTTTCGATCGAAATGGCGCCCACACAGGACCGCAAACTTACCATTATCATTTGGAGCCGCAAGCCATCTCCTACGATGATGACTCGCTAGTAGGCATCATGGCAGATGGCTTTTTTATCTTTGGAAGACGTTGCTATTCAACCGTAGGCTACCCGACGGATCTTGATGAATCGAATGGCCACACGTCAATTACCCTTTATACCGGTGGTTCAGAAGAAGATGCTGAATATCACTATCATGTATCAACAGAACAATACCTAAATGGCGATTATTACCTTAATTTCCCAGGTAACTTTCAAGGTACGCCGAGTGATATTAACTAAACCGCTAACCTACAAGGCACTGAGGTTCTGTGTGCTTTGGCTAGCAGCAACTTGCGGGGCGGTAGCCTTTAGCGATAGACCGCAATTAGTGGTGTATGAAAGTGACATATCACTAGACAAGCAAGGCGTTCGAATTTACAAGCGTGCCCCTTTTACTGGAAAAGTAGTGAGCTATCACCCCACCGGAAAACTGGCTACAGAAGATGAATTTGTTGCTGGGCGCCGCGCAGGCGTGGCAAAAAAGTGGTTTTCGAACGGCACCTTAGGTTACGAGGCTTATTATGTATCAGGGGCACGAGAGGGCAGTGCAAAAACCTGGTGGGTTAACGGTAATCTTCGCTCGGCATTTGTGTATGAAGACGGCAAAGTCGAGGGCGAGGGCTGGCGATGGTACAGAAGTGGTGCCAAGTTCAAAAAGTTTAACTATCACGCAGGCCAGCCAACAGGGTTGCAGCAAGCGTGGCGCCAAAACCGCACCTTATACTCAAATTTCGAATACAAAAATGGGCGGATTTATGGGCTTAGAAAAGCGAACAACTGTGTGGGGCTTGAAGATGAAGTTATTTCTGTTGATTACTACCAAAATCAGGCAGGTCTTAGTTT
The nucleotide sequence above comes from Alteromonas naphthalenivorans. Encoded proteins:
- a CDS encoding IS1595 family transposase; translated protein: MLPAQFTKLIAELEHLTDSQTRYVEKLLKGTDSVSQLITELEERMVENPECPHCHSSLINRHGKVNKMQRYRCKNCGKTFVATTATPLARLRYKELWLEYIRCMLDSKPLRKCAEECGLHLETSFRWRHRFLALPSALNASKLEGIIEADETLFPYSEKGSKRMTRQPRKRGVKAKKRGRSKDDWVPVLTVRDRAKNTYEAVVPSVTSAALHQELAGKLEKDSVLCSDGYKPYIALSEKNDLIHKRLDVAGGVKVIDKVFHIQNVNAYHSRLKAWIKRFHGVATKYLEHYLGWFRFMDNPENLNENRLFSIQQQLIRT
- a CDS encoding DsrE family protein; amino-acid sequence: MHVTNGAKLENIQLALVVHGSATLDVINNAAYQKKKGEDNGNLDLLRALMDKGVRVIVCGQSSAANDVSSEMLIEGVEMDLSAMTAHARLSEQGFSTNPF
- a CDS encoding isovaleryl-CoA dehydrogenase gives rise to the protein MSAPTLFNTHVVENQPLPLPAYNLWQDDPLLKCAVMANVTSPHADVALQLDVFGQVAGFELMEHGELANKNKPEFHPFDRYGRRIDDVAFHPSYHALMSAAMQGNVHNYSWQNESQQGAHVIRAALIFMQYQADAGTTCPLTMTHAAIPALRQAKGLPDYWVNKVVHGQYDDRTLPAEHKHGLSIGMGMTEKQGGSDVRRNTTTATKQEDGSYRIVGHKFFFSAPMCDGHLILAQTGAGLGCFLLPRVMPDGTLNEVRIQRLKDKLGDWSNASSEVEFQGATAYLIGEEGKGVRVIIDMVSLTRLDCMIGSSATMRQGLVQAYHHVSNREAFGATLIDQPLMQNVIADLTLECTASLALTMRVARAVDASKTNPKEAALARIATAIGKYWICKRTPAFINEAQECLGGIGYVEENILPRLYRQAPLNSIWEGSGNVQCLDVLRALHKEPESKAALFDLLHSAKGRNACYDNHLQSLLDAFEDTATLEIRSRLITEHTAIAMQGALLLNESDSVMANTFCEARLGKQQGLAFGTLPANAPFLDIIKKGMLSSSNN
- a CDS encoding PaaX family transcriptional regulator, encoding MLPEKPTGKPVARHLLMKLLGSRPGIKMDAASAVRVGALFGISENNIRVTLTRLQSAKLLKVVERGYYQLGKEGEQFAGEISSWHTAESRLCEWRGDWLTVLTTALAKSDRKATRAQDRALKLMGLKKLSADFYVRPNNLNDTVGATRKRLYRLGLDKGAVVFNASDFADATEKKAAGLWQTKNLEASYEEGLIELARSRKRIEGLSLDDAAKEYYTVGDNALKRLVFDPLLPAPLVNVDLRKAFRAKVEEYDKAGAEVWYEFLNINK
- a CDS encoding YHYH protein, whose translation is MSKSPHALRALFCVSILSVLTACGGSSSTDETVDSSTSVDTGTAVDTGSDSDSSTTTCDSPMTELSSAYLEFVAAPNVTIVLSEDGCTVSLESAGKPDHTSSYWDSGNASGLYVEPEDETLFNQQRSPGDIEDYINDYDLTVPVSPELAATSSATPLGAIGIALSGAPIFNDSEGTGDVSLGVIQGFDRNGAHTGPQTYHYHLEPQAISYDDDSLVGIMADGFFIFGRRCYSTVGYPTDLDESNGHTSITLYTGGSEEDAEYHYHVSTEQYLNGDYYLNFPGNFQGTPSDIN
- a CDS encoding toxin-antitoxin system YwqK family antitoxin → MILTKPLTYKALRFCVLWLAATCGAVAFSDRPQLVVYESDISLDKQGVRIYKRAPFTGKVVSYHPTGKLATEDEFVAGRRAGVAKKWFSNGTLGYEAYYVSGAREGSAKTWWVNGNLRSAFVYEDGKVEGEGWRWYRSGAKFKKFNYHAGQPTGLQQAWRQNRTLYSNFEYKNGRIYGLRKANNCVGLEDEVISVDYYQNQAGLSF